In Centroberyx gerrardi isolate f3 chromosome 7, fCenGer3.hap1.cur.20231027, whole genome shotgun sequence, the sequence AAgtggaaatacagaaataacacTTGTTACATATGTTACATGTCATAATGACTTCCAGATGTGATTTGTAGATAATAGTAAAAaaggtaaaagaaaaaagacaaaaaaaggtCAATCTTGGCTTCCTTATTttaatgaacaaaacaaaacccctACTAATATGCACATATAATACTAATATAATACTAAGATTAATTGGTTTAAATGACAGTTAAAGCACAACATAGTTCAATACTTTCGAAAAACATAAATCTTTTATCAGCTATGTTTGAACAATtcttaaaacttaaaaaaaatggaaatatagAAATGATGACGCTTGTTACATGTCATGACTATCAGATGAAATTTGTAGATAATAGTAAAAAAGGTAATACAATTTTTTAAATCGTTGCTTGTATTCcttattttaaatgaatgaatataagTCCATCATTTCTGAGAACGTAAGTCTCAGCTCAACTTCTCACTGTTTCCTTGATCATGGAACTTAACAATTGTCAACAATTCAAGCATCTtgttaaaattaacaaataaCACAACTttaatcaaaaaataaatgaaataaaatcccATGACTCATTTCACTGTGTCTTATACATTTCATCATCATCCCTTTGTGGCTAACAAACTCATGATTTAGAATTATATATGTTTTGTATTCTCATTTGCTTCTAAGCAATATAGGAATCCCTACATCATGTAACTCATTTCATGGATTTGACACATTGATGAATTCATGAATAATCCAAATTAATAGATTTTAGTCATTTGAAGAAGACTGCATCCTCCACAGTACTATTGTTTTTTTGCCCTCCATTAGTTTGTTTTACTTGTTCATTACAATCAGGAACTTTTCTGTTGAAAAGTGAAAGCATCTGTCTGTTCCCATTTCTCATTCACAGACAAGTTCATCTCGCAGTAATTAAAACAACAGGAGACTTTGTGAATCTCTTGCTGTTGGAATTTCCTTCATGAATTATCAATTGAAGACAAAAGAGTGTTGTTAGTTTGAGGAGGGCTGTTTTTGTGTCTGGGTCTGGGATATTACATGTTTTCCAAACTTTTAATAGCTTCCTCTTTGGTGTGTAATTTCCACTCACCGGGAATTCCTCCTCTGCCCTGGAAATGTTTTCTATGGTAGTCTTCCAGTTCCTTTTGAAACCGACATATAAACCATTTCCAGTATGTCAGCTTAGACTCATCAGGTGTAATCCTCCAGTTAGCATACTCAGGGCCACCAGTTCGGTACATTTTGAAGGGAATGGTCTCTTCTGAATCATGACGAGGGTAAAAACTTCCATCACTTGCAACTGATGTTGTGCAGAAATCTATGGACAGTTCCACTGTATCTTTAAAGTGCCATCCATTGATCCCATCAGGGCGATGAAAAGGGACACTGTGATCATCAGGACCGTGACCCTCCAAGGTGTTTGTACAAATGGCTTTACAGAATGGACACTGTACCCAGCAGCACTTACAGAGTTGGTCAATAAGGATTTTATCAGGCCTCACCCTGAATTCCTCCATGTTGCGTAATGAGAGACTACCCATCTCCTCAATTATGGATGCAAGgcctttctctatctcttccttAAGAAAGTCAAAATTGTTTATATCACTGAAATTTTGACAACATTTGGTATCAAAGGTTAGCTCATCTCCTAGTGAACTGGAAAATTCCTCCAGCCACATGTCAGTGTCTCCTCCCTGAGTTTTGACTTCCTCTGTTGCAGTATACAGTGCTCGACTCACTTGTTTCCCTGTGTCTTCAGCATTTTTCTTGAGTATACCGAGTGCTTTATCGTTGTGTTCAGTGAAGATGTATTTCTTTACGGCTTCTTTTATGAAACTCTCTACTTGTTTCCTTGGCTGCCTGATGTAGTTTATGTAACTGTCAAAGTCCTCTTGCTCCGCCAGTGATTGTAAGAGGTGTTTTTCCAAGTTCACCTTATTCCCACTGAATGGTGGGAAACTGCACTTCATCTCTCCAGCCAGATCAATGGCAGTCTTGTGATAGACAGCCCGAACTGTGGAAACCTTCAGTTTGCTACAAACCAATTCACCAAGCACAGCGGCAGATGAGTTACCTTTACACAAGCTCCCAAAAATGCTGTAATATTGCATTTTCTTGCTTTCTAAATAGGTAAGCACATCATTGTTCCTCTTGAATTTGTTGTGGGACTCTACAAGCCGATTCCCTGCAAtgtcacatacatacagtaaaagaTCGACTGTAAACTCATTCTTTAGAGTATATGTCTTACTCTTTGATTGAAAATCGTTCACTTTTTCTTTGACATTATTGGCTACTTCATGCAAGTATCCAGTACTGTAGCCTCTTGTAGCTACAGGTTTGCTCTTAATTATGTCTATGGACTGTTTTTCAACACTGTCAATGAGGGATCTGATCAGTTGTTGTTCTTTATAAGGAAAAGCACTCGAGTCATGGTGTTCAGTTTCCTGTTTTGTTGAGCCAAATACAAACTCTTTCACAGCATTCGTCGTtgtgattattttgtttttgatctTTTGGTGCTTGGTTAGAGTTACATAATCCAAATAATCCCCTATCTTTGATATGTTTTTGTATCTGCCACAGCTTTTGCGGTCATTTATAAGAGACCATTCATTACCAAGGACTTCAAGGATAGAAAACACATCTTCTTGTATGTCGATATCCTTTATGGCAGGTGTACCTTTAGTTAATTCAGTAACCCACACATTCCAAACACTGTTGAACTGCTTTTCAAGTTCCTTTTCATCTTTTGCCTTGTCTTTTAACTTATGAGCAAGCTCTTTGCTCTTTTGTAGTAGCTTGTTCTCAAACTCTGTCTTCTTATCATCTAGCTTTTTGCAAGCATTCTTCTGCTGGATAACTTCCTCCAGTTTTCTTTTAACTCCTTTCACCTGCTCATCATGGAACTCCTTTATTTTGCTTTCAAATCGACCTCGCCATTGAACCAACATTTCTTTATCCTCGTCATCATCAAAGTATGTTTTCACAGCTTTTTCCACTTCTTCATGAGAATTTCTCATCTCTTTAACAAGATAACTGTGCTCAATCTTGTGAAGttttccattttgaattttgttatGAAGTTGGTTTTCAATGGTCAACATGGCACTCCTCAAATCCCAGGTCCATTTCCCATACTGGGCCTCAAGCTTTCTGTACACTGCAATTTCATGCGTGTTTTTGAAACTGAAGACAAAGTGTTCATTCAGCAGGGCGTTCCAGAGGTCCCGAATGCTGCTTTTGAATTCTGAAAGAGCCATTCCTTTAGACTTTGATGCTTTTGAGAGGATGATGTGTTTTAGCTCTTGGATGCTCTCACTATAACCTGGGTTTGGAGGGGCCATGGGTGGACTTCCCTCCCATAGTTGGGCAAAGTATTTCACATCTTTTTGTACATCAAAAGCAATGACGTCACTGAAGCACTCGGCATCACATACCTCCTCTTTGGCAGCTAGTTTGGCCATCTTGTCCAGGTTTTCTTGTAGGCGTCTCTTTCCATCCAtgtttttctctgcagctgCAATATCTGTAACATTCTGgtgaacaaacacacaacttGGAGACAGTTTAACCATCTTCATCCTCATGAAAGCCTGAACAGCAATTTGAAGAATGTCTTGCATATCAGCTGGATTCTCTCCAAAGATGTTGATCAAAGTCATGTTTCCCAGACCAATGACAAACGTTGCCAATTCATTGTCATGGTGAAGAGTGGTGCTCCCTGCCAACTCAAGAGCACGCAGTCCTTCAGTGTCCACAACTAGAACATAGTCAAACTTAAAGTCTTTCTGCATCTCCTTTGACACTTTCACGAGCTGCATGAAGGCTCCCTTTGTGCACCTGCCAGCACTTACAGCAAACTGTAATCCAAACATGGCattcaacattgttgatttaccACTGCTTTGGATGCCTAgaactgacaaaacaaaaactcgTTGGTCTCCCAGTTTCTTGATGACCTCATCTAGAAGACTAGTGATCCATGTTAAAGGCACGTGACCAGCATCACCATCCATCAGCTCCATTGGGTGTCCTGATATCATAAGCTCTGCAGCCAGCTCAGGGTACTTAGACCAGttcatctctcctgtctttgGTTCTCTCATCAGAGATGCATGGGCTTCATAGATCTGTCCCATTTCCCTGAAGATGTGCTCAAAGCCAAAAGTTGCTGACTGCAATTTCGTTGACATTTCTTCAAGCTCAGTTTGCTTAATTTTTAGCTGATCTGATTTGTCATGTTTCTTTTTCAAAGCCAAGACCTCAGACCACTTTTCATCATATTTGTGGAGAATTACAGAAAGATCATCTGTGGAGAGGTCATCCAGTAAGATTCCAATCCATTtcaggaaatacattttctcatttgaTGGCAGagactgcaggttttcactAAACAACTGCATGAGTTCACTGGAGGAAGTGCCACATTGTTTTTGTCGTATTTCCATCAGTTGCTCTTCCTTTTTACATTTCTCCTTCTCTATTTGTCCTTTGAGACAATAcagttctttgttttttctgcacCACTCATGCCACAATTGGCCTTGACATGGGAGAAATATGTCTTTGATCTTGGAAACGTCCATCTCCTGAAGCAAATTCAGTATCTGTGAAGCAGCAGATTTCCCTGTTTGGCAGACCTTGTCATCTTCATCCACTCTGATCCCAGAGACACTGGCCATGGTTTCAAGCTGGAAGGCCAAATATGGTCTAGACAAAAGTTTTCTAATGATTCCCTTCAATTCTTCACATACATCTGACTGGTTTCTGTCTTTCAGACCCATCTTGTATTTCCCTGGCTTCATCTCAACTGCAACACTCTCATTATCAACAATGAGACAAATGAGAGGTTTTGGAGACTTGAGAAGGGCTGATATAATTGTCATACTTTTGTGACCTTTTTCCAGAGTTGGTAACAGAACAACATTGACTGAAGCTTTTTCAATCAGTATGTCACGCTGTTTTTCACTTGATAGAGCATCACCATGAAGATTACAGAAGGCAATGCAGTCAGTGAAAGCATCGTTGGGTTTCCCAGCAGGGCAGTACCAGGCAATCTCTGCCACACCGTCCATCAAGTAGCGAGATTTGGTGCTACCTGGGCAGTTCCTATGAAAGAAAGTGCTGTGACGGTCGTTGATTAAGGTGTTCATCAGCTGAGATTTAGACAATGATACTGAACCAAGGCGGAAAAATGACACCATGGGTGTCTCAGCTTTGCAGATAGGCATACTCTTAATTGTGACAACATTTGAGTTATctttgacaacatttgagttatctttgacaacatttgagtTATCTGTCAGCTTCCAGCTCTTCCTTATTTGTCTAAGTGTCCACAGAGGACACTCAATATCCATTGTGAGTGGGTCAGGCACAAGCAAAGGTAAGGCGTACTGACACTGTGATAACTTAGTAATCATGTTCTGCCTTAGAAAACTGTCTGAGCAGTGAAATACTGCCATTTGAACATCCATTGGATGAACAtgggtttgttttctttgatcaGTGTCTGGACTGGTGTTGAAAAGAGCATCAATGTCACTTTCTTCTGTATCAACATCGTCAAATGTAGGAACATGCTTTGAATGGCTCCCCTCAGTACTGTCTTCTTTTACAGGAATATATCTGGCTCTGTAGTCCAGCATCATCAACCTCTGTAGGAAAGTATGAGCTAAATCCTTCTCAGATGTCTCATGGTGCTGTTTCACAGGTGGGCCTATTTTAAGAAAATCTGCTGGTGTCAATTTCTGTTGACATTTGTCTTTAAGGTGAAGTCTGCTAAGCAGTGATTCAGTTTCTCTTTGACGTTTCTCCAGCCGATTGATCTCTTCAGAATTCTTCAgaattttttgtctttttccaacCTTTAAAGTAAATAGTCAAACATGTTAAACATTATTATTTCATGCAATGGGATATGGAGTAAATATTTGCTAAAGATCTTGTAAATGTAATTAATAGTTTATTACCTTATCCTTTTCACCTGAATCTTCATCTATGGTACCTATTGAATTGCATCATTAGAGGGACAGAAAAAGTGCTAAAGATTTCAGTACACTAATACAATTAAATatactttaatttattttgatgatgattataattatttttattattgatgTTGTTAGTAATTTACCATATTATCAATTTAGTATTTCCTTACTTGGCtagttttaaaaagtaactttaAAAGTAATTTTTAGAACATCCAAGTTATCATTAATCATCATTAGTTTTACCTTTCTCCTAGAGGCAAAAATGTTCAGTATGTCCAGATACATATCTGTACCGAGTTTCACATCTCTATGACTAACGGTGTGGCGGGGCTGAG encodes:
- the LOC139913875 gene encoding interferon-induced very large GTPase 1-like produces the protein MMLDYRARYIPVKEDSTEGSHSKHVPTFDDVDTEESDIDALFNTSPDTDQRKQTHVHPMDVQMAVFHCSDSFLRQNMITKLSQCQYALPLLVPDPLTMDIECPLWTLRQIRKSWKLTDNSNVVKDNSNVVKDNSNVVTIKSMPICKAETPMVSFFRLGSVSLSKSQLMNTLINDRHSTFFHRNCPGSTKSRYLMDGVAEIAWYCPAGKPNDAFTDCIAFCNLHGDALSSEKQRDILIEKASVNVVLLPTLEKGHKSMTIISALLKSPKPLICLIVDNESVAVEMKPGKYKMGLKDRNQSDVCEELKGIIRKLLSRPYLAFQLETMASVSGIRVDEDDKVCQTGKSAASQILNLLQEMDVSKIKDIFLPCQGQLWHEWCRKNKELYCLKGQIEKEKCKKEEQLMEIRQKQCGTSSSELMQLFSENLQSLPSNEKMYFLKWIGILLDDLSTDDLSVILHKYDEKWSEVLALKKKHDKSDQLKIKQTELEEMSTKLQSATFGFEHIFREMGQIYEAHASLMREPKTGEMNWSKYPELAAELMISGHPMELMDGDAGHVPLTWITSLLDEVIKKLGDQRVFVLSVLGIQSSGKSTMLNAMFGLQFAVSAGRCTKGAFMQLVKVSKEMQKDFKFDYVLVVDTEGLRALELAGSTTLHHDNELATFVIGLGNMTLINIFGENPADMQDILQIAVQAFMRMKMVKLSPSCVFVHQNVTDIAAAEKNMDGKRRLQENLDKMAKLAAKEEVCDAECFSDVIAFDVQKDVKYFAQLWEGSPPMAPPNPGYSESIQELKHIILSKASKSKGMALSEFKSSIRDLWNALLNEHFVFSFKNTHEIAVYRKLEAQYGKWTWDLRSAMLTIENQLHNKIQNGKLHKIEHSYLVKEMRNSHEEVEKAVKTYFDDDEDKEMLVQWRGRFESKIKEFHDEQVKGVKRKLEEVIQQKNACKKLDDKKTEFENKLLQKSKELAHKLKDKAKDEKELEKQFNSVWNVWVTELTKGTPAIKDIDIQEDVFSILEVLGNEWSLINDRKSCGRYKNISKIGDYLDYVTLTKHQKIKNKIITTTNAVKEFVFGSTKQETEHHDSSAFPYKEQQLIRSLIDSVEKQSIDIIKSKPVATRGYSTGYLHEVANNVKEKVNDFQSKSKTYTLKNEFTVDLLLYVCDIAGNRLVESHNKFKRNNDVLTYLESKKMQYYSIFGSLCKGNSSAAVLGELVCSKLKVSTVRAVYHKTAIDLAGEMKCSFPPFSGNKVNLEKHLLQSLAEQEDFDSYINYIRQPRKQVESFIKEAVKKYIFTEHNDKALGILKKNAEDTGKQVSRALYTATEEVKTQGGDTDMWLEEFSSSLGDELTFDTKCCQNFSDINNFDFLKEEIEKGLASIIEEMGSLSLRNMEEFRVRPDKILIDQLCKCCWVQCPFCKAICTNTLEGHGPDDHSVPFHRPDGINGWHFKDTVELSIDFCTTSVASDGSFYPRHDSEETIPFKMYRTGGPEYANWRITPDESKLTYWKWFICRFQKELEDYHRKHFQGRGGIPGEWKLHTKEEAIKSLENM